The Lathyrus oleraceus cultivar Zhongwan6 chromosome 5, CAAS_Psat_ZW6_1.0, whole genome shotgun sequence genome includes the window aagtctaagtgatttatcccaagttcaacaaggtcaaccaaagtttgacaaaaaatttcagcatttttaaaagtcagaaactatttttaatcaattaaaaatgaataaaaataacctaattgaattaaaatctcaaataaatctcaaatcatttaataaattgatgagaatatttttcatagatccatcatcattcaaataggttgagaaaatatttttgtattttttgaatatcaaaaactatttaaaatgaattaaaaatatccagaaaagagaaaattcacaaaaaaaaatcaaatgataaaataaaaaaaaatcatttttagaaactagactaaaaaagagaaataatgcaattgctcccatattttttggaattaaaatgaaagagttatgattttttgaagtttaatggaataaaagaaataaaatggaagttaagaaaatcagaaaaaaggagaggcgtctgatcaagcctcattaattgacgtggctgatcagacgctccacatgcgcACGCTCATGGTAGGCCTTAGTCAACTGAGTAACATGtggaattaaaaaaagtcataagatccaagagccatgattcaatctggaaataATCATCAACGGCTGGGATTCAaactggcaaacggacggtggtgtacaccaccgtcttctccgacgagcatggagattccggccagagttgcatGTCATAAAAACTTAATGAAAATGAgtgatcctcatatcattggaaagctggggtgatgtacatcacccctgtaccactaGTTTCTCCTCTAGATCCCTATAGTAAGAGAAATTAGAAggagaaaaatatggtgttcatgctgaacttcatggatttgtAAAATTAAAAGCACCAACATGTTGCCTCtgttgagaggacttcagccaagcaaAAGGACATAAGAAACAAGCTATAAATGAAGAGTTTCGAAGCAAATAAGTTTGAACATCAACCTTCTAAATACAGATATGTGGAGCACGATCCTTCAACACACTTGCTTGCAGCTTGTTCTGGAGATGGAAATGaggcaaggctaaggaattagagtccaataatcaaccaaggaagttgagaattggatctgaaaatttcaagtgaaaaagcaaaattcctttagagtatggtttggaatgatttctgcagcatttcagattgattcagggatgagaaatgaatgaagcatagcatgtatttatagttgaAGTTGATGCCAAGTGAGGAGGAACTCGcgtgcatgagaattgggtcctccatgcatgggcctgtacaggcgcatgtgaggcccaaaacctGGTGCAAATGGATGCTGAGCCTGTTTGGAGAAGGTTTGTGAtttgcaaggcaatggcttgtggatgaagtttcatcatgaattgcataattgtgcctaaaacttcacctcttcgaaaatgccaattagaaaatccaaacataagcatttgggtaatggttggaaagttcttgacataaggaacaaatgttatgttgagaaaaaactcttttgaagtgtggaaatttatgaaaacaggccatgaagttcatagtgcaaaacatgcctttgagaattttgccaaattggtcccacttcaagcccttctgttttgatgatgaaagcctcaaatgaaaacatttccaacatcaaagttgtacatcttttcaagaaaatcaagatggacttaaagtttgcatcatttggagttttgatgaagaagttatgggcacttgaagttggacttttttgcctttcaatgcatttggtccaaggtgacctataatgttttgcattatcacatgtatttattttgagattttaaaaattttgttaaacataacattttaattagacacaataatatttccaattcatttgataccacctcaaaatcataaaaaatgaatgagttatgttcttgggaagttgacccaaaattagggtttcaatcaaaatgacctataatgtcttggaatggataatgatcttccaagcttcaaatccaattttgatgaacatcaaagttgttcatattgtccttaagaacatttttgcttttgggatcatctccatttgaccaacacataaaaagttaggtctcagtgcatttcaaaatagtcagatgaattgactgatcaacttctcaagtccacaactcatatcttgatgaattgatgattgaggatactcaaataagttcaaatatgcatgaaatgatgaattaaagaacttcccttgattgtatttgaccatgggctaaggttgcttcatgggcaaggcacacttggtacacagatgaattagggctcTTTGGGACACAAACTTCAAACCCCTTgattttctttgatcaaaatgatgaattgatcaaaaagtaaatgttaattgttaatggttagtgttagtagttagtgtgccataaggcaaatttagcattatgttaagcaatcgtaattggacttatgtagaagtcacaactatctaaggccgatcaataataatgtaggcaacaacacaagttagaagtcttgattagtgaaccaagttccaacaacttgccatgccaaaaagaagaagagaattgatcttgtattggtttaagtcctttgcatgatttaggaagcaacctatccttaatgcaaagccaattcatttgatcaattgaccaagatgaattagatttgaatcaaggaagattaagcctccttaatcaatgctaacttatcaacctttaactcattgatcaaaaagaaagaagaagaagaagaagaaggagaagatgaagatggataatgaaaagaaataagtgcattaaatgaaatggcatgtaccaatcaacaagtgttgaccaatgacattgaggatcatggtcaaacaatcaaaaacagaaatgagatggagattggaagtcaagacatgaacaaaatatttttggcatttttaatattaaaaataaacttgaattaaaatattaaagaaaggtcaaacttcaaaatcacttcaaatcaacttttaaaagtccaagtgatttatcccaagttcaacaaggtcaaacaaattttgacaaaaaatttcagcatttttaaaagtcagaaactatttttaatcaattaaaaatgaataaaaataacctaattgaactaaaatctcaaataaatctcaaatcaattaataaattgatgagaatatttttcatagatccatcatcattcaaataggttgagaaaatatttttgtattttttgaatatcagaaactatttaaaatgaattaaaaataaccagaaaagagaaaattcacaaaaaatatcaaatgataaaataaaaaatcatttttagaaactagaattaaaaagagaaataatgcaattggtctcatatttttcggaccaataataaaagagatatgaatttttgaaataaaaggaaataaagaaaataaaatcagaaattggaaaatagcaaaaatcagggAGCTTCGGATGGGtcctcattaattgacgtggaggatctgATGGTCATGAGCTGCGCCCGCACCATAGTCCAAGGTCAATGAGAAACACAATGCATTAAATAAAGTCACAAGATCTAATGGCCATGATATAAACTGGAAAATGAATCCAACGGCTCAGGATTGATttggcaatgagacggtggccagtgccaccgtcttctccggtgagcttgcattttccggccaaagttgcaggtCATAAAACCTCCACTAAAAGggacgatcctcatatcattagaaagctagggtgatgtacatcacccctgtaccattggattctcctctagatcctcatagagagagaaatcagagagagaaaatcatggtgttcatgctgaacttcatggatttgcaaaattaagGTCACACACAAGttgcctctattgagaggacttcagccaagcaaaaggatacaagaaacaagctataaatgaagagtttcgaagaaaataagttATGATATCCACCTTTAAAATGTAGATCTTGATAGCACGATTCTCCTCAACTAATGCTTGCAATaggatctagtgatgaagatgaagcaaggccaaggaattgtaggtctgaaaatcaaccaaggtagttgaaattcagatctgaatttttaagaagaaagtgaaaattcctttgagtgtggttatggatttcaatcttgcagcatttcaggcgccttcaggttgccaattgaatgaagaggtgcttctatttatagatgaaaaggcaaggcaagggtgatcaaactcatgtgcatgaagttgggtcctccatgcatgggcctgtacaggcgcatgtgaggcccaaatTCAAGTGCAAATGCCAGCTGATATCATACCaaattgaaatggacgtgcaCTCTGAGttgcaatggcttgtgcatggagatttaacatgaaatgcataattggcCACAAAGCTTCAAGTCTTCGAAAGTgccatttagaaaatccaaacataagcatgtgggtaatggttggaaaggccttgacataaggaacaaatgttatgttgagcaaaaactcatttggagtgtggaaatttatgaaaacatgccatgaagttcatagtgtaaaacatgcctttgagaattttgtcaaattgaAACAACTacaagcccttctgttttgatgatgtaagcctcaaatggaaaaacctccaacatcaaagttgtatatcttttcaaaaaaatcaagatggacttaaattttgcatcatttggatttttgatgaagaagttatgggcacttgaagttggacttttttgcctttcaatgcatttggtccaaagtgacctataatgttttgtattatcacatgtatttcttttgatattttgaaattttgttcaacataacatttgaagtagacacaataagctttccaatgcatttgatcccacctcaaaatcataaaaaatgaatgagttatgttcttgggaagttgaccctaAATTAAGGTTTCAgtgaaaatgacctataatgtcttggaatgggagatgaccttcctgtcataccccgattttaGATCCAGCTGCATTCATCCActatgcatcatgcattcattttaataTAAACCCTAATTCACGTCTGAGGTCAATCGTTGACTTTCTGGTCAattagttgaccaaagtcaatcgtccattcccaaatccatattgtctcgattttgataaacattggtcattatctaggcCTTTTCGATCATGGTGCTTTTAGTTACAAAATGGATTCTAATTTAAGTTATTTGACTTTTTaaattttcaatttgattttaattttaaattaagtctaatttcaaatttcaatttaatcttaattgttttttttttactaatgattcaaattggttttaatttccaaataaatgttagaattgatatcaaattaattttaacaaattatagattaatttgattttaattggtttaattggtttttgattttaaattgacatttagattagtcttggattatttctaaaatccatatccatttttataaCCAAATATCCATTTATCCATTAACCCTTTTAACAACCATGTCCATCAAAATCCACTACACCATCTCTAGACTTTAAGTCAATGTATGACATTCATAATCTAAACTTTTCATCAATCCACATTCATGTTTAAATTCATATTTAACAATAATGTCCAATAATTTTTTCAATACAGTTAGTTCCCAATTTTGGTTCAAACCAGTAATTCCAATCATAATGCAAATCTCAATAGAAATTTTCCGTAACTATTCAATTTCAATTTCATTCAAATTCCAAATCTTAATATTCAAACATTCATAAATAAACTTTCCATAATAATTTCAAATTATATCATTCATCCACGGAAATCATTAACATTCAATTCCTAAGCATTAACATCTAATTCCAAGCATTTAATCCACAACATATAAAATTGAATCGAGGAACCGTTGGAATCAATCACCAAACCAATTATCCTGGACGAACCCCTCTTCTGCGGCCTTCTCGCGCCTTCTCTCGACCGCCTTAACTCCATAACAAAACTACTCTCTACCAATGACACAAAGCCAACACTCACAACGTCATGATATGGATGCTTTCTCTGCAGCCATCATTGTCTACATAACCTTCTCTTTTATTCCTGCCTCATTAGATGTGTCAATTGTTAAGGAACATGAAGTGAAAGCTAAGCAATCCCCATACATTCAACCTGCAACACCTACTAACCTGCAGAGCTTAATAAACATAACAGTAAGAATAATTCCTCACAGTTGAACAAAAATTTCCAATTAATAAGAAATTCTACACTAACAGTTCAAGTAAGACAATGTAATGAGACTTAACATTAACACTAGCTTATAACTGAACTAATTTCATTCTTAATAGCATAACACTAATTCACACAAATTTCATAATAATAGAATTCTATTAAACTAATTACTAACATAACAACATTTTTTCCAATTAACTCAGTAGGGATACAACCTAACTAGCTCCCAGTTTAAAGAGCCAACTAACATTTAACTGATTTCCACTTCAATTTCACTAACAGTTGCCCGATTCAGTTAACCATCCCCAACTTTATAAATTCATCTCTCACCCTCATTCATGATTTTGATACGTGACTCCCTCCGAATTATCAGGCTCCGGTTTGGATCACATTGATGATTTAGATGATGACTTTAGGGACTTTAAGGATGCTTCACCTGAGACCACACACCCATCGAAACCATTTCAAAACGGTTAAATTTCTGAACTGACCATGGTGCTTAGAGAGCCGGGTTAAAACTCAATGTGGCGCGATATCATCCTGCAATAACCGTTCATTTTCAAACCACCAAACACGTCCTTCACATGCGACCATCTTAAACCAACCTTAACCTGCAAAATTTTCATAACAGAAAAACATGCATGTTGTACATAGCATAGCAGCAGCAAACAAACCAAGCAAAATTATGCTAATGTCTACACTAAACTGATAATCTAAGTTATGCTACTGAATTGGTGATCCAAATAACCTACAGGCAGGCATTAACAGCATGGTCAAATCAGTTAACATTCACCTAGCAGCCTCACTTCATATCAAGTGTGCATTTTGATTAAGATCAAATTCATGTCATAACCATCATATTGCAGCCTATATATCCATAACAGGTGTGTATCTGCATAAAAGTTACTAGCAGAATTCTTCCAAATTCAATCAAACAATATCACAGGCAGTCAACAACAACGCTCAAGCACCAAAAGTTACTCCATGGGACGAAGTTCAAGATGGGGTGCTTATTGAGAGAAGGCTAAATTAATGTGGCTTACCTTCTTAACAAGATAGTCAGCAAGTGTTGTTGCACCAGGAAAACCAGCAGGTAAAGACTTCTGTATTCTTTCCCGACTGAAAGTAATGTTCATTGCAAATTCTGCTGAGACTTCAAGCATTCCCAAAATAGCTCTAACACTGTCAAACACTGGTTCTTCGTCTTCCTACTTACAACAGAAAGCAACTTTCTTTAATGAATCTCAAATAAATAGTGCTTAGACAAAACAAACGAATGCAATAACAGAACATAAAACATGCACAGCCATAAAATTTACTTTGATTATCTAACTACCTGCAAATCGCGATTGTAAGCATGTGGAAGTCCTTTGCACACTATTAGAAGAGTGACCAAACCCCCTATGACTCTGCCAGACTTACCACGAACAAGTTCCATTGGGTCTGGATTCTTTTTCTGAGGCATTATGCTGCTTCCTGTTGAAACAGAGTCGCTTGAAGTGATAAATCCAAATTCTTCTAAAGCCCACAATACCCATTCTTCACCCAATCGAGAAAGATGCACTACTGTGATGGCATTAGCAGAAAGAAACTCTAGTAGAAAATCTCGGTCAGAAACTGCATCAATAATATTGAATATAACAATATAGTCAGTTATTTAGGTAAAAAGGTTGCATTTGAACATTCACATAGTTAACATTAATCATATGTCAAGTACAACTAAATGGTATCCATGTTCATACCTTTACACATGTAAATAGTCACATTCGAATTCACTaattttttcaatttaaatttcACTAACTTTCCATAGTTTAGACATTTAACTTCATTTCCTCCCATtagaatctagcattctggtgggaactcgactatatataaaattaattcgatatacatataaaattgtaaaattaattttatccctataatataattttatttttaaactatcTTTACAACTCGATTAAATTCCTTTTTAaaacacgaaagaagaggaccattcgaatcctgcattccggtgggaaccctcgaatgatcAGTCCTGAGCCACGCGTTTTGGATTAAccgttcattcttttctttcattcttaaaacacctaataattaacttggacaaaataaagggttgttgggatcaagcattctgaCGTAACCctttgaacaattgattcttatcaagtattcgttgtccattaaataatgttcttaaataattcgaatgaaaaatgaccattggaatctagcattccagtggaaccctgagtgattgatcccgaggctcatgtctcgttctcatcaaatATTTCGTCTTTTAAACTCaaaaaaaaatacttaattcctaccttaacactttttcaataagatggaaatggaacatggtgtatatcgtgcactcctgagattaaggTTCGAGACGGATGTcttgcctatcttagctctcgccatcgactaaaattgtcaatgcggtttctataaacccctttctcaatcaaacctcaaaacacttaatctttattaaacactttttcaataaagatggaaatggaacatggtgtataccgtgcactcctgagactaggattcgagatggatatctcgctcatccaagttctcgccatcactcaaaatacatccaaccaatcaaactcttttctcgccgccgtgcgattaatcaagaaaacctttttcataaatgaaagatatattgtcttaaggtgatacaaaacaatgtttcggccacgatggttgagtcgagataagtgacgtttttctGAATGTTAATTTGTAAATCtattcgatgtgtggtatacgtccgctcctcatctgttttgggtaaaacaatgttttcgtcgattaatacaatatagctttcgctaaaatcgaccaacaaacaaacatttttctacccagaactacgtaagccttgacttctctattgagatacgtaggagtaggattcataaatcttgtcaggcccactaataaaaaacttaggtttagtccttcgtcaaaaaaatccaaaaatattctcctttcttctattctttctctccctcattataacttgagaagactaacataagctaacattcaaaatgaaactaactaaacggttcccgttgaatacaacggacgtgaggggtgctaataccttccccttgcgtaaccgactcccgaaacctgatattggttgcgacgaccataatcattgtcgttttgtcttgggttttatcgatatttcccctttcctttttaggaataaataaagtacggtggcgactctgttcagtccatcattgcgagcgtgcgatcgcgcctcgctttaaagtcgtatccccatttttcgaggtgcggcagatggcgactctgctggggacaggaacatccctaagtgagtcaaccCTAGTTCAGTTAAGTTTTCGTATGTGTGTTAgttttatttgtttatttttcttcctttgTTATATGCTTTCTTTATCTCTGTTTTATCGCAtttttatatgtatatatatatatatatatatatatatatatatatatatatatatatatatatatatatatatatgtgggGGTGTTGGGATTTTGATATCATGAAtaaagctctacacccgagctttggaaaaagaagagagaacacataagttagaattggaagttgtgtagtgttagtcccCAAGGGCCACTCCTTGCGTGCCTAGCATGAAGACTCCCCTAGAGTAGACCTGTTTGTAGATCTTGTTATAATACAGCTAGCATGTTGCATAACGTTGATTCATGAAGGGTTCATGACTCTAGGAGCCCCTCTTAGAACCAGTTACTGCTTTGGTGGTTGCGTAATGTTGGACTCCAAGGGTCTCTCCTTGTTGCACCCAACATGAAAACCCCGCTCAGAAGAGACCTTTCGTCACTCTTGTCATAAAGCGGCTAGCCTGTTGCATGATGTTGATACGATTATGctccatgactctgggaaccttatCAAAAACGTAGAAACTATCCTGTGAGTGGGTTTATGGGTAACCAACTTAGAACTATCTATTAAGAAGCCTACCAAATAGGGTGTTTTGAGTTACCATATCCCAAAACCAAAAACCATGcattcatgatcatttgcataacatcatGACACTCATACAAAATTTTGTTTTCAGGGAATTTTCGAACACGCAGTTGTTAGCATAAAAAGTTTGTAATGGGTTCAGAAAGAAGGAAAGCATTACCATTCAAAGCCAAAATGCCAGATATTGCCAACATATCAAGACTTCTGAATGAACTTCCCGCCTACTTCAGAGTTACTTTGCAAGGAAAGTTTGGCCATATTTTGGATCTTCTCTCAGTAGATGTTCAAACACCAACCATCACCGCTTtagctcagttctatgatcctcctCTTCGAAGTTTCTTATTCCAAGACTTTCAGTTGACTCCAACCTTGGAGGAATTCGACCGACTCTTGGGATTTTCTATGAAAGGAAGGACACCGTATAATAGGATTGGTCAGGTACCTGAGGTAGAGATGCTAGCCCTTGCACTCCACATCCCCATATCTGATGCATTGGCTAATTGCAAGAAAAGGGAGAATCTCTTTGGTTTTTGGAGGGCTTACCTAGAAGAAGAAGCAAAAAGGTTGTTTGAGATACATCATTGGGATACATTGGCAAATATGCTAGCTCTTCTCATATATGGGCTAGTATTGTTCCCAACCCATGAAG containing:
- the LOC127081927 gene encoding argininosuccinate lyase, chloroplastic; its protein translation is MGGNEVKCLNYGKLVKFKLKKLVNSNVTIYMCKVTDYIVIFNIIDAVSDRDFLLEFLSANAITVVHLSRLGEEWVLWALEEFGFITSSDSVSTGSSIMPQKKNPDPMELVRGKSGRVIGGLVTLLIVCKGLPHAYNRDLQEDEEPVFDSVRAILGMLEVSAEFAMNITFSRERIQKSLPAGFPGATTLADYLVKKVKVGLRWSHVKDVFGGLKMNGYCRMISRHIEF